The Labilibaculum sp. sequence TCTAAGATCCATACCTGCAGATAATTCTGTACTGTATTTAGGTAGATCGTGCTTCGACTTGTTAACGATTTTTACTTTCATCTGTTTGTATTTTTTATTTTATGCTCAGATGGAACTTACCATGCTGGAATAATCATCTCCTTGATTTTCAGAATTCTTTGTCATGGACGTTTCAAATGAATAACAATTGCTGGAAGAATATTTCATTTTTTTTTCGAATGGCTAAGATACATTTTTCAAAACTTTTATGAAAGGTTGATAATTAGGTCTTGACTACTTCCTTTTCCTGTTTATACCAACTATCTTTCCTAAAGAACTCCACAAATGCTCTTTTTGAACAACCACAATGATAAAAAGCAATAACAATGGTGTTTTTCCTGCCATTTTCATCCATTGATTTTCCGGGTTTAAATAAGTACTAATTGTAAAAAGGATTGCTGCAAGCAACAAATAAAAAAGTATTCCCTTTAAATCATATGGAACAGGATAGTATTTTTGACCTGCGATATAGGAGATTGCAGTTATTACTAAAAAGCAGGCCAGAACTGAATACGCTGCCCCCATGTACCCGAATATTGGCACCAAAAGAATGTTCAGGACAAGCGTTACTATAACTCCAACAATAGCAATATAGGCTCCAAACCGAGTTTTATCTGTTAGCTTGTACCACAAAGATAAAGAGAAGAAAATTCCAAAAAATAGATTAGCTAAGAGTACATAAGGTACAATTCCCAGTCCTTCATGATAACGCGAATCAATTAATATTTTTACAATATCCAGATAAAACATTACCCCAAGAAATATAATAAGACCAAGTATTACAAAATATTTTAATACATCAGCATACACCTGCTTTGAGCTCTGCTCTTTTGCCTGAGCAAAGAAAAATGGCTCGAAAGAATATCGAAATGCCTGTATGAATAAAGTCATGATTACTGCAAGCTTGTAATTTGCTCCATAAATTCCTGTCTGGTAGAAAGGATTTTGTGATTCAGGAATCAACTCAGGCATAATCATTTTATCCAAATTGATATTGAGTGTTCCGCATATACTTACCACTAAGATGGGTGAAGAATAAGCAAGAATTTTAAGCAGTAATTTTTGATCTAACTTTAACTGAACCTTTAAAATATCCGGAAGCAGTAGTAGTAAATTTGTGAAACTTGAAACAAATATGGCCATAAATATATATCCAATTCCAAATTCAGGATTCCATATTGTGGTGATTGGTATTTCAGGAAAGTTATTGTGAATCCAAGGACATAATAGTAAAAAGAAGAGGTTTATTCCCAAATTAACTCCGATATTAATCAGCTTTAGTCCGGCATAACGAACTGCTCTGTTCTCTTTACGCAATTTTGCAAATGGCAAAGCTGTTATAGCATCAAATCCCAATGTAAGTGCAAGCAATACAATAAAACTCTTGTTTTCAGGCACTTCTAAAAAAACAGACAATGGATTTAAAAAACCTGCAACGATAATCCAGAATAAAATACTTGTTGCAATTAAAGAAATAAAACCCGTTGAAAAGGTAATATCGCTCTTCGTCTCTTTGCTTGCAAAACGAAAGTAGCCGGTTTCCATGCCATAGGTTAGAACAACAAGCAGTATGGCCACATACGACATAAGATTTGTAACAATTCCATAGTCTTCAGGAACAAATAAATTCGTATACAAAGGAACCAACAGCCAATTAAGTAATCGGCCCAATATGGAACTTACACCATAAATAACAGTTTCTCCGGCAAGCTTTTTAAGAGGATTCAAATCAAGTGAATTAGTTTGTTAGAACTGGCAAATATATGATAATTTTATTTTTCATTTTTCTAAAGTGTCTGAAAATGAATTCATAGATGTTCCACGTGGAGCAATTCCATTTTCTTTCGGAAAAAAAGACTATTCGATATTTATATCAAAAATAAATAAGGGGTACACAAACGATTTCGGTGGAAATATTTGATAATTTGAGTCTTATAAGCTCACGAAACACTTTTTTATCCCAATTATTTTTTCCACTTTTGTTGACATACGCGTTAAGGAACGTTTATGTTAGTGTTTGTTGTTTAAGTATTTTGTGAAAATCCTGACTTCTCGGTCAGGATTTTTTTTTATGTGCGTTTGTGATTTAGACAGACACTACAGAATGCTTTTTCCAAATGGTGTTAAGGCATAACCTGCTAACTTAACATGCTGAAGAGCAAAGGGAATTCCAATTATTGTGATGGCAAAAATCAGCGCGAATAACAAATGAGTTAAAGCAATCCACAATCCTCCGATAAAAATCCAGATTACATTTAAAAGAATACTTAAGCATCCTCCGGCATGCTCGTTATACACCACTCTTTGACCGAAAGGGGCAAGTCCTAACACCGATAACTGTATGATTTTCAAGCCAAATGGTATTCCAACGATAGTTAAACACATTAGTAAACCACAGATAATATATTCAAAGAAAATAAATATTCCCCCAAAAATTATCCAAATAATATTGCCAATTAAACTCATAATTAAATGCTTTATAAATATTAAAACTGATATGACACTCCCACCTGAAGAACAAAATCAGGTGCTGTATTAACAATGATATCCTCAACAAAGGCAAACGAAACAGCTAAATTATTTGCAACAAAATAATCCAGTCCGAGAACCAATTGTGCAGATGCTTTCCCTAATTGTTTAGTATATGATTTCTCGTAGAAACTCGTATGAAAATCGAATTGTGACTTTAAATACCAACTATCGGTGGCATGGAAGGCCAAACCTGCACTTCCGAAACCAACATTTCTGGTCACTTTATTTGCGAGTAATGCGCCTTTACCAATCCGCAGATAACCTCCTGAATAATAGAAGGTGAACTCCTTCGTTTCAGGAGTTGAATTAACCATTCCTGTCATCTGAAATCCAAAATCATTGGTTCCACTACCCACTAAATTTATTTTATTTCCGGTTGGAAACTTTATGAAGGAGCGAAAAGAGAGAACGTGGTTTGGATTTCGCAGAATAGGAGTCGCCAAAGAAATACTAATATCTCCGAAACTAAGTTTACTTTCATTCATTTCGAAAATAATCTCCTTTTTTTCCATGAAAAAGTAATTTAAGCTATAATTGGGCATTAAATCTCTTGATTTTCCAGGTAAATTAAATGCATCGTGCCAATTACTAATAAAAGAATCCATAACCCCACTTGAATGCTCAACTACTGGAATAACAATACCTATTTCCATTTTCGAAAACAAACCATAACTTAGAAACAGCTCATTTCTGAATATTTCACCATCCAGGTAAATGGCTTCTTCGTTTATTTGAGAACTGGTAGCATTATTGGCAATGCTAAAATAGTCCCCGAACCAAAATGCATTTTTATCAAGAACTGAACCTCCGGGATTAGTCGGAATCCCAAAAAAATGAACCAAAGGGCTTTGGTTATGAGTTTGAAATGGTTTTACCAATTTCTGACCAAGAGTGTAATTAGAAAATAAAACAACTGCAACAAAAAAT is a genomic window containing:
- a CDS encoding polysaccharide biosynthesis C-terminal domain-containing protein, whose protein sequence is MNPLKKLAGETVIYGVSSILGRLLNWLLVPLYTNLFVPEDYGIVTNLMSYVAILLVVLTYGMETGYFRFASKETKSDITFSTGFISLIATSILFWIIVAGFLNPLSVFLEVPENKSFIVLLALTLGFDAITALPFAKLRKENRAVRYAGLKLINIGVNLGINLFFLLLCPWIHNNFPEIPITTIWNPEFGIGYIFMAIFVSSFTNLLLLLPDILKVQLKLDQKLLLKILAYSSPILVVSICGTLNINLDKMIMPELIPESQNPFYQTGIYGANYKLAVIMTLFIQAFRYSFEPFFFAQAKEQSSKQVYADVLKYFVILGLIIFLGVMFYLDIVKILIDSRYHEGLGIVPYVLLANLFFGIFFSLSLWYKLTDKTRFGAYIAIVGVIVTLVLNILLVPIFGYMGAAYSVLACFLVITAISYIAGQKYYPVPYDLKGILFYLLLAAILFTISTYLNPENQWMKMAGKTPLLLLFIIVVVQKEHLWSSLGKIVGINRKRK
- a CDS encoding YccF domain-containing protein, giving the protein MSLIGNIIWIIFGGIFIFFEYIICGLLMCLTIVGIPFGLKIIQLSVLGLAPFGQRVVYNEHAGGCLSILLNVIWIFIGGLWIALTHLLFALIFAITIIGIPFALQHVKLAGYALTPFGKSIL
- a CDS encoding DUF3187 family protein, producing the protein MKSLSVFFVAVVLFSNYTLGQKLVKPFQTHNQSPLVHFFGIPTNPGGSVLDKNAFWFGDYFSIANNATSSQINEEAIYLDGEIFRNELFLSYGLFSKMEIGIVIPVVEHSSGVMDSFISNWHDAFNLPGKSRDLMPNYSLNYFFMEKKEIIFEMNESKLSFGDISISLATPILRNPNHVLSFRSFIKFPTGNKINLVGSGTNDFGFQMTGMVNSTPETKEFTFYYSGGYLRIGKGALLANKVTRNVGFGSAGLAFHATDSWYLKSQFDFHTSFYEKSYTKQLGKASAQLVLGLDYFVANNLAVSFAFVEDIIVNTAPDFVLQVGVSYQF